In Solanum lycopersicum chromosome 5, SLM_r2.1, the following are encoded in one genomic region:
- the LOC104647538 gene encoding serine/threonine-protein phosphatase 7 long form homolog — protein MANDSEYKLDPGPLESNVLTGQLTHRSQDIWEGNVNMILNTRREDGNFWKLIEKYPIHPRVLEVIRLSGLYGVYKSNRPAIDRSLITALVERWRPETHTFHFRTGEATITLQDVEVLYGLPVNGDPLLGNEMIRTIEDWQNICQRLLGFVPSREDFKTNSIKVAAFNSHMLSQPYFSNMATQDMVNQKATCFMFWMIAGMMMADTSGGYLKLMYLPMLEDVDKIGSYSWGSATLAYLYHFLCKASQSTQNEIAGFLPLLQIWAWERVTVLRPQIVAHRDARTICHVGLPRGPHATRWFAHLSWTNTTKHVLKVYRDALDSMIEDQFIWEPYSDDLIESLPLYCHAGRDIWRVRVPIFCWDVVEVHLPDRVMRQFGLQQAIPTPFPFDSNHFRHDRRGRPNTNWELEHAHWLSFWNQRLQYSCDAPVNNEPLCYDDPYLIWFRRITRLVIGNPNSRPQNQQGYVPNSTAYETMVCHLLISVVYYCCCQVIYVSLLILVCHLFCLM, from the exons ATGGCTAATGATAGTGAATACAAGTTGGATCCCGGTCCATTGGAATCGAATGTATTAACGGGACAACTTACTCATAGATCACAAGATATATGGGAAGGAAATGTTAATATGATTCTTAATACGAGGAGAGAAGATGGAAATTTTTGGAAGCTCATAGAGAAATATCCCATCCATCCACGAGTTCTTGAAGTAATTAGGTTATCTGGATTATATGGTGTTTACAAATCTAATCGGCCTGCTATTGACCGTAGTTTGATCACTGCACTAGTTGAGCGTTGGCGTCCCGAAACTCACACTTTTCACTTTAGAACAGGCGAAGCGACAATTACCTTGCAGGACGTAGAGGTGTTGTATGGATTACCTGTGAATGGTGATCCACTACTTGGTAATGAAATGATAAGGACCATAGAGGATTGGCAAAACATTTGTCAAAGATTATTAGGTTTTGTTCCTTCTCGTGAAGACTTCAAAACAAATTCCATCAAGGTCGCTGCATTTAATTCACACATGTTAAGCCAGCCATATTTTTCGAACATGGCAACACAAGATATGGTTAATCAGAAGGCAACATGTTTCATGTTCTGGATGATTGCAGGTATGATGATGGCGGATACATCTGGTGGTTATTTGAAGCTTATGTACCTGCCTATGCTCGAAGACGTCGATAAAATTGGATCTTATAGTTGGGGGAGTGCGACCTTGGCATACTTGTATCATTTTCTTTGTAAAGCTTCACAGAGTACCCAAAATGAGATAGCCGGATTTTTGCCACTACTTCAG ATTTGGGCGTGGGAGAGAGTCACTGTTCTCCGTCCTCAAATCGTAGCCCACAGAGATGCGAGAACTATTTGTCATGTTGGTTTGCCTAGGGGTCCGCATGCTACTAGATGGTTTGCACATCTTAGTTGGACGAATACTACCAAGCATGTGTTGAAAGTTTATAGGGATGCACTTGACTCTATGATAGAAGATCAG TTTATTTGGGAACCGTATTCCGATGACTTAATTGAGAGTCTTCCTCTCTATTGTCATGCTGGACGAGACATATGGCGAGTTAGAGTTCCAATATTTTGTTGGGATGTGGTCGAGGTTCATTTGCCAGATCGTGTTATGAGGCAATTTGGACTACAACAAGCTATACCAACTCCGTTTCCATTTGATTCCAACCACTTTCGCCATGATCGTCGAGGAAGACCAAATACAAATTGGGAGTTGGAACATGCACATTGGTTATCATTTTGGAACCAACGTCTCCAATATAGTTGTGATGCACCGGTTAATAATGAACCACTTTGCTATGATGATCCATATCTTATTTGGTTCAGGCGCATTACTCGTCTTGTTATTGGTAATCCTAATTCACGTCCTCAAAATCAACAAGGTTATGTGCCTAATTCGACGGCATATGAAACTATGGTATGCCATTTATTGATTAGTGTTGTTTACTATTGTTGCTGCCAAGTGATTTATGTGTCTTTATTGATTTTAGTGtgtcatttattttgtttaatgtAG